The Oncorhynchus keta strain PuntledgeMale-10-30-2019 unplaced genomic scaffold, Oket_V2 Un_contig_20263_pilon_pilon, whole genome shotgun sequence genomic sequence GGAACAGGACTAACCAATGAGAAAACAGACAGGAACAGGACCAACCAATGAGAAAACTGCTGGTCCATTTTCATTATATCGTCCAGTCTTACTGTGCTACCTGATGTTAAAACAAGCGTGTGGGAGTGTGCATGTGTATATGTGGGGACTGACCTTCAGCCATCTGACTCGTAGGAAGCTGAACATGTAGGAGACATGAGCTACATACTCCTCTCCTAATGGGTTAGCATTTAGAccctgagagagaaagggagagagagagagaaagagagagagagagagagaatgagaaaaagagcgagagaaagaatgagaaagaaagagagagagaatgagaaagaaagaaagagacacagagagcgagagagagagaatgagatagagagagggcgagggagatagatagagagaggagagaatggtgAGACTTGACTTTTGATGCTATGCGTTGTTGACATTCTTGGAAACCTAAGGCACACCTCTCCTGATCCAAATACGCATAAATCTTTCAAGCCACCATTGACCCTTCGTCAATGAGGAGGTCAGCAGTGTGTGGTCAGCAGTATGGCGTCAGCAGTGAGAGGTCAGCAGTATGGGGTCAGCAGTACGAGGTCAGCAGTGTGTGGTCAGCAGTACGAGGTCAGCAGTGAGAGGTCAGCAGTAGGAGATCAGTAGTAGGAGGTCAGCAGTACAAGGTCAGCAGTGTGTGGTCAGCAGTATGGAGTCAGCAGTAGGAGGTTAGCAGTAGGAGGTTAGCAGTAGGAGGTCAGCAGTGTGAGGTCAGCAGTGTGTGGTCAGCAGTATGGGGTCAGCAGTACGAGGTCAGCAGTGTGTGGTCAGCAGTACGAGGTCAGCAGTGAGAGGTCAGCAGTAGGAGATCAGCAGTAGGAGGTCAGCAGTACAAGGTCAGCAGTGTGTGGTCCGCAGTATGGAGTCAGCAGTATGGAGTCAGCAGTAGGAGGTTAGCAGTAGGAGGTTAGCAGTAGGAGGTCAGCAGTGTGAGGTCAGCAGTGTGAGGTCAGCAGTATGAGGTCAGCAGTACGAAGTCAGCAGTAGGAGGTCAGCAGTGTGTGGTCAGCAGTACTAAGTCAGCAGTACGAGGTCAGCAGTACGAGGTCAGCAGTACGAGGTCAGCAGTACGAGGTCAGCAGTACGAGGTCAGCAGTATGAGGTCGGCAGTATGAGGTCGGCAGTATGAGGTCAGCAGTAGGAGGTCATCGGTATGAGGTCAGCAGTATGAGGTGGGCAGTATGAGGTCAGCAGTACGAGGTCAGCAGTATGAGTTGGGCAGTATGAGGTCAGCAGTATGAGGTCAGCAGTAGGAGGTCAGCAGTACGAGGTCAGCAGTAGGAGGTCAGCAGTATGAGGTGGGCAGTATGAGGTCAACAGTATGAGGTGGGCAGTATGAGGTCAGCAGTAGGAGGTCAGCAGTATGATGTCAGCAGTATGATGTCAGCAGTATGAGGTGGGCAGTATGAGGTCAGCAGTACGAGGTCAGCAGTATGAGGTCAGCAGTACAAGGTCAGCAGTAGGTCAGCAGTACGAGGTCAGCAGTCTGAGGTGGGCAGTATGAGGTCAGCAGTACAAGGTCAGCAGTAGGAGATCAGCAGTACGAGGTCAGCAGTACGAGGTGGGCAGTATGAGGTCAGCAGTAGGAGGTCAGCAGTAGGAGGTGGGCAGTATGAGGTCAGCAGTATGTGTGTTCTCACCCGGGCCTCGCTGTCTGCTTCCTGTGCCTTTCTCAGTCTGGCCTTCGCAATGTCCAGATCTAACCGCTTATTCACCAGCTGTCTGCGCTCATTCTacgcacacacgtacgcacacacacaaacacacacacgcagttgTCAGAGTGTATTTGTGttataatagtgtgtgtgtgttgtggtgtggtgtgtgtgtgtgtgtgtgtgtgtgtgtacctgtatgaCGGTGTATTCCTGGTCAGTAAACCTccgtagaggagacaggaagttGATGTCTGTACTCTGGATCAGCTTCTTGTTTGCCACCCCGATCTGCCTCTCCAACTCCCCACACTTAATCAGAgtactacctacacacacacacatatatacacatgtCCAGTCTCtaaccatagtgtgtgtgtgtgtgtgtaccgtagggtgtgtgtgtatcgtAGGGTGTGTATGTATCGTAGGATGTACATATGTGTGTAccgtagggtgtgtgtgtgtgtgtgtaccgtaggGGGTGTGTGTATCGTAGGGTGTGTATGTATCGTAGGATGTACATATGTGTGTACCGtaggggggggggtgtgtgtgtgtaccgtagggtgtgtgtgtgtgtgtgtgtgccgtagggtgtgtgtgtgtgtaccgtaggGTGTGTGTCTCCCCAGTTCCAGAGCAGCGTCCATCATGTTTTCACTCAGCAGCTCGTGGGGGGTTGGCCTCTCAGGGGCGCTCCAATCCAGACCCTTATACAACAAGTCCTCTAAACGAGCTCCTAAAAGATTAGGGTTCAGAGATCTGGGGTTAGAGGTTAAAATCCCttagcttacacacacacacacacgcacacacacacacaaactaaccAGGGTTAGGCTGCAATAAAGTCTCAGTCTGTGAGATGATTTTGTCAGTCCAGGTCTTAGTGGAGTCTGCTCTGTCCAGGAGACTCACCAACCGGCTGTCCAACTCTGTCTTCTCAGCCTGTCCCAGAGCTTCCTCCGTATACTGAGGAGATACAACACGTCATctatgtgtgagagtgtgtgtgttgtagatgcAGTTTCAAAGGATCACATGAAAGgctatttaataataataataatatatgccatttagcagacgcttttatccaaagcgacttacagtcatgtgtgcatacattctacgtatgggtggtcccggaattgaacccactaccctggcgttacaagcgccatgctctaccaactgagctacagaaggtaacattattacattattattattattattattaaaggcTATTTCTTTGAGGAATGGCTGCTCCTGAGACCGTCGCTGTCCACTGTCACGTGGTGCTGAACATGACGTTGTCCATATGAATGGTGCTGAATCTCCGATTGCCGACCAGCGGCTTTGTTCACTTGAGCACAATTTATTTGTTATTATTACATCTTGTGACAACTAGCTATATATGTTAGGCaaatacactgctgtcatccccGCTACTATCTAACTGAATCAGATTGACATAGAAATCGACCCTTGGAGATCAATGAAGTTAAATTCAACATCTCCCTCACCTGAACAGCTCGGTTGATAAACGCGCCCGCGTCCACAGCGAGCCTCGTGATGTCCATCTGGTCAAGGTCGGCCGATCTCCTACGGCGCAACGAGCTAGGCTAGTTGTCTAGCAGCCGTGGACAGCTCTAAAAATACATCTCTTCTAACCGGATTACTGGCATGTGAAAACTGAGACCGTAAACAACGAACATTCTCGAAAGACAGAGTATGACTAGCGGTGATGTATCCTGTCACAACATTTTCCACACAGAGGAGCTAAGAATATCCATCATATCAGCTAGCGTTGTTTGAATGAATGACAGCGGAATCTGTTTACCTCTCCAGCAGCTCGTTTCTCTATTCGCGGCTTTAGGGGATGTTTTGGTGACGTCAATGGGCTGCTGCAAAGAACATTTGTCGCGCTATGACGCGAAGAAGATCAGGTGTCTCGCAAAATGTCAAACTCCCTCTGTCATGTGTGAGTGAATGgttcatgtacagtgccttgcaaaagtattcacccccttggcgttgttcttattttgttgcattacaacttgtaatttaaatggatttgaaTTTCGATGTCATGTAaatggacataaacaaaatagtccaaattggtgaagcgaaatgatttttttttttacttgtttaattaaaaaaaaaaaacggaaaagtagtgcgtgcatatgtattcaccaccTTTATaatatctggtgcaaccaattaccttcagaagttacacaattaaataaagtccacttgtgtgcaatctaagtgtcacatgatctcagtatatatatatacatctgttctgaaaggccccagagtctgcaacaccactaagcaagcagggacaaagttgtggagaagtacagatcagggttgggttataaaaaatatctgaaactttgaatattccacagagcaccattaaatccatttaCAAACCTACCaaagagggctgcccaccaaatgctgtggggatgtttttccattggcggggactgggaaactggtcagaattgaaggaatgatgtaTCTGTGCTAAATACagtgaaattcttgagggaaacctgtttcagtcttccagagatttgagactgggacggaggttttccttccagcaggacaatgaccctacgcatactgctaaagcaacactcgagtggtttaagggggaacatttaaatgtcttggaatggactagtcaaagcccagacctcaatccaattgacaATCTATGGTATGATTTATAGAATGCTGTACACCatcggaacccatccaacttgatggagctggagcagttttgccttgaatggGACACAATCCCAGTTGCTTGATGTggcaagcttatagagacataccccaagagacttgcagctgtaatgaGATTACACACACATttcagaaaatatatatttttttattacggTAAAATTTGCAACTGCCCCATGAAAAACATAACAATTATTCCAGATTTACAAAAACATGAAAAAGGAAGAGAATGTCATTGATAACAGAACAAGTCAAATATTGAACATTGTAAACAGTGTCTCAGAGAAGCCATGTGTATCACAGGTAAGGTCCCCAGCCCAGGTACATCTGACACAGTAGTTTTTGTCGTCGGTAGCCTCCTGTATCAGGTAGTGGCCTGGGAGGGGAGAAAGGATGTGTTAGTTAATCCTTTCACATGTATTTAGAGATACTGTGTTTTCTATGAAAATTTCTTTGGAGATACTGTGTTTTCTATGAAAATTTCTTTGGAGATACTGTGTTTTCTATGAACATTTCTTTGGAGATACTGTGTTTTCTATGAACATTTCTTTAGAGATACTGTGTTTTCTATGAACATTTCTTTAGAGATACTGTGTGTTTTCTATGAACATTTACTGTGTTTTTAGAGATACTGTGTTTTCTATGAACATTTCTTTAGAGATACTGTGTTTTCTATGAACATTTCTTTAGAGATACTGTGTTTTCTATGAACATTTCTTTAGAGATACTGTGTTTTCTATGAACATTtctttggagagagagagggatagtgtgtgtgtaccttctcGTTGACTATCTCTCCATTCTCACTGGCCTGTGTCTTGGATCGTCCTTTGGGTTTACTCCACTCTACCAGAGGGTCATGGGAGAAATGTCTTCagtacactgaaacacacacacacacacacacacacacacacacacacacacacacacacacacacacacacacacacacacacacacacacacacacacacacacacacacaaatacacacacacaatagtctGAAGTGTTCTGTCATCTCTGGGCTACAGCAGAGTGATGTACAGATGCCAGTTGGAgaagtaatataatataatatatgccatttagcaggctTTTATCCAaacacttacagtcatgtgtgcatacatgatgggtggtcccgggatcgaacccactaccctggcgttacaagcaccatgctctaccaactgagctacaggaccaccccAGAAGTGACAGGTTAAACACCTTGTTGATGAGGCAGTTGAATTCTATGAGGCGACAGTCTTTCCGGAGGTCATCTTTAGGTTTACACATCACAGTGTAGCTCCTCCCATCACGTCCCTTCAGGCCGATTTTCTTGGGCTCCTGGAGGGAGGCTAGGATCTCCACCTATACACACATcatcatgacacacacacacacacacacacacacacacacacacacacacacacacacacacacagaaagacaaactaccccccccccccacacacacaatgtgacacgacacacacagacagagaaagacaaaactactcccccccacacacacacaccatgtgacacgacacacacagacacagaaagacaaaactaccccccccccacacacacacagaaagacaaacctctcccccacacacacagtatcgtCAAAGCCATGGAGGTAGGCCCAGTGTCCGGGGAATGCGTTGAGGTGCAGTGTGTTTGCAGGGCCAGTAGAGGGCAGTGTGGGGATGAGGACAGACTGCAGAGGGATCAGGATCTGGCTGAACGATAGCTCCTCCACCAGACGCTTCAACTGCTTGAAATGGACCCCATACTGAGAGTACTGTTACCATCCacctggaatacagagagagaaatggaccccATACTGAGAGTACTACTGTTACCATCCacctggaatacagagagagagaaatggaccccatactgagactactgttaccatccacctggaatacagagagagagacatggacccCATACTGAGACTACTGTTACCATCCACctgggatacagagagagagaaatggaccccatactgagagtactgttaccatccacctggaatacagagagagagaaatggaccccatactgagagtactgttaccatccacctggaatacagagagagagaaatggaccccATACTGAGAGTACTACTGTTACCATCCacctggaatacagagagagagaaatggaccccatactgagagtactgttaccatccacctggaatacagagagagagaaatggaccccatactgagactactactgttaccatccacctggaatacagagagagagaaatggaccccATACTGAGAGTACTACTGTTACCATCCacctggaatacagagagagagaaatagacccCATACTGAGAGTACTACTGTTACCATCCacctggaatacagagagagaaatggaccccATACTGAGAGTACTACTGTTACCATCCacctggaatacagagagagagaaatggaccccatactgagagtactgttaccatccacctggaatacagagagagagaaatggaccaCATACTGAGAGTACTACTGTTACCATCCacctggaatacagagagagagaaatggaccccATACTGAGAGTACTACTGTTACCATCCacctggaatacagagagagaaatggaccccATACTGAGAGTACTACTGTTACCATCCacctggaatacagagagagagaaatggaccccATACTGAGAGTACTACTGTTACCATCCacctggaatacagagagagagaaatagacccCATACTGAGAGTACTACTGTTACCATCCacctggaatacagagagagaaatggaccccATACTGAGAGTACTACTGTTACCATCCacctggaatacagagagagaaatggaccccatactgagagtactgttaccatccacctggaatacagagagagaaatggaccccATACTGAGAGTACTACTGTTACCATCCacctggaatacagagagagagaaatggaccccATACTGAGAGTACTACTGTTACCATCCacctggaatacagagagagagaaatggaccccATACTGAGAGTACTACTGTTACCATCCacctggaatacagagagagagaaatggaccccatactgagactactactgttaccatccacctggaatacagagagagaaatggaccccatactgagagtactgttaccatccacctggaatacagagagagaaatggaccccatactgagagcactgttaccatccacctggaatacagagagagacatggacccCATACTGAGAGTACTGTTACCATCCacctggaatacagagagagaaatggaccccatactgagactactactgttaccatccacctggaatacagagagagaaatggaccccATACTGAGAGTACTACTGTTACCATCCacctggaatacagagagagagacatggacccCATACTGAGACTACTACTGTTACCATCCacctggaatacagagagagagagaaatggtccCCATACTGAGAGTACTGTTACCATCCacctggaatacagagagagagaaatggaccccatactgagactactactgttaccatccacctggaatacagagagagaaatggaccccatactgagactactactgttaccatccacctggaatacagagagagagaaatggtccCCATACTGAGAGTACTGTTACCATCCacctggaatacagagagagagaaatggaccccatactgagactactactgttaccatccacctggaatacagagagagaaatggaccccATACTGAGAGTACTGTCACCATCCACCTGGAATACAGAGAGATTataacttcaagcctatcaactcccgagattaggctggtgtaaccgatgtgaaatggctagctagttaacggggtggttgttccccttgctctgcatgggtaagggaggagagaggagagggatggaagctatactgttacactggcaatactaaagtgcctataagaacatccaacagTCGAAGGTATATAAAATACAAATTgtacagagagaaatagtcctataattcctataataactacaacctaaaactttttacctgggaatattgaagactcacgttgaaaggaaccaccagctttcatatgttctcatgttctgagcaaggaactgaaacgttagctttcttacatggcacatattgcacttttactttcttctccaacactttgtttttgcattatttaaacctaCTGCATTGACAACAAGTTGTTACAGCAATGTAGTTAATTAGTTAGCTACAGTAGCGAACTTAGTGTACTATTAACAAGCTACCGAGCTAGTTAGCATTAGTGACGTTTATCAAGTCATACTGTTCAATTATTTTACTAAACAATGTGAGGAGCAGTTGGAAAACTGTACTAAGTTAGCCAGCATAAGCTAGCATGTTAGCTAAGTTAACGTTACCTACAGCAGCAAAACAATAACAATGTCCACCGTATAGACAGCGCAGTCTCGAGTCTCACCTCGCGAGCTCCTGCAGTGCAGGTATCATAGCGGACATTTCCAAGCCTTTCATCTTTAGACCAGGGACTGTGAACAGTCCACAAAACGCTCTATTTAAAAACAGCTGGCTAAATTGTACACTGTTATGAGAGAAACGACAACATTTCGGCCCTCAAGTCTTCCTCAAAGGAGCCGTTTGAAATCTTTCGCTCCAAAGTGACGTTTGGCTATGGCAACTGTAGAGGTCCAGTCTTGATTCGGACAAGTTACAAACGCAAACGGCTCTCCCTTGAGGAACTGCAGCAGATATGATATAAATGTACAGATTTACAGAATTCACATACCAGTAATTGAATAGGATATCTGTGGGgagaaaaaaatctaaatatttgCATGTTACTGTTATTGTCCAGCATGTCCTATGGAATATGATGATCACATTGGCCTTTTTCTACTGTGCAATAtaactgtgtatgtctgtctactTCTGCAGGGGGTTCTGAGATTGAGAATCTGGACTACTACCCTGAGTTTGTAGATGTCTTGtgattatacagtaccagtcaaaagtttagacacaccaactcattcaagggtttttctttctttttactattttgtacattgtacAATACTgtttgaagacatcaaaactatgaaataacacatatggaatcatgtagtaaccaaaaaagtgttaaacgaatcaaaatatattttatatttgagattcttcaaagtagtcacccatGCAAGATGGCGCGGACAGAGATGGTCGCGTCGCTTCAGGTCCTTCAGGACCtaaggaaactatgcagtaattTGTTATTTATGTATCATTTCTTatattgttagcccagaaaacctcaagtgttatttcatacagccgggaagaactattggatataaaagtGACGTCAACTTTAAAAacaccaggaatacgactttcctgaagcagatcctctgtttggacctccaccctggacatgggatcttatcccagaggccgacccaaaacaacgtggTCGCCGCAGGAGAGACTCAGAAGGCGAGCACACCATCCGCCTCTTCCgagcatattactcgccaatgtccaaccTCTAGATAACAAGGTGGACAAAATTTGGGCACAAGTtgtcttccagagagacatcagagattgtaacattctctgtttcacggaaacatgattcactcgggatatgttgtcagagtcggtacagcctcCCGGTTTATTCacacatcgcgccgacagaaacaaacatctctctggtaagaagaagtgcaggggtgtatgccttatgattcaTGACtcatggtgtgatcataacaacatacaggaactcaagtccttttgttcacctgacctagaattcattacaatcaaatgccgactgcattatctaccaagagaattctcttcgattatagtcacagccgtgtatatccccccaagcagatacctcaacggccctgaaagaacttcactggactctatgtaaactggaaaccttATATCCTAaggatgcatttattgtagctggggatgtTAACAAATCTTATCTGAGAACAAGacttcctaaattctatcagcatatcgaatgcgcgacACGGGCTGCTAGCATTCTggaccattgctactctaacttctgtgatgcatacaaagccctcccttcagcaaatctgagcatgactccattctgttgctcccagcctatagacagaaactaaaacaggaaactcCCATGCTCAGGTCTATCCAACGCTgttctgaccaatcggattccatgcttcaagattgcttcgatcacgtggactgggatatgttccgggtagcctcagacaatTGACGTATACGTtgactcggtgagcgagtttattagcaagtgcatcggtgatgttgtactcATGGTGGGAAgacgactggaaacatgaccgaatacaaacagtgtagctattccctccgcaaggcaatcaaacaagcaaagtgtcagtatagagacaaagtagagtcacaattcaatggctcaaacacgagacgtatgtggcagggtctacagtcaatcacggattacaaaaagaaaaccagccctgtcgcagacatcgacgtcttgctcccagacaaattaaacaacttctttgctcgctttgaggacaatacagtaccactgacacagcccgctaccaaagcctgtgggctccttctctgtggccaacatgagtaaaacatttaaacgtgttaaccctcgcaaggctgccggcccagacagcatccctagccgcgtcctcagtgcatgcgcagaccagctggctggtgtgtttatggacatattcaatcaatccctatcccagtctgctgtgcccacatgcttca encodes the following:
- the LOC127920688 gene encoding endophilin-B2-like yields the protein MDITRLAVDAGAFINRAVQYTEEALGQAEKTELDSRLVSLLDRADSTKTWTDKIISQTETLLQPNPGARLEDLLYKGLDWSAPERPTPHELLSENMMDAALELGRHTPYGSTLIKCGELERQIGVANKKLIQSTDINFLSPLRRFTDQEYTVIQNERRQLVNKRLDLDIAKARLRKAQEADSEARGLNANPLGEEYVAHVSYMFSFLRVRWLKMWAQEVSQAEMELRISQCVFDRQSEITRLLLEGINTTHAAHLRSLSDFVEAQGSYYAQCYQLTQDLHTQLAWCVSVCVSVCGN